A genomic window from Silene latifolia isolate original U9 population chromosome Y, ASM4854445v1, whole genome shotgun sequence includes:
- the LOC141628894 gene encoding uncharacterized protein LOC141628894: MSNYESLIPFANAIIETSYPLYFNLAESTYSIVVDTKLSGIENYHECKWEIEINICTKRKLGMLTGLVKKPTNNPLREAAWETCNSLLISWILHNVETKIKKYVMYSKTLKDMWDYLKRQFYVSNGARKFRLNKERDDLEQGEKTICEGFLDAQHKEQEERKRFKFFNGLNTSYATMRSNVLIMAHLPIVEEAQLLSFNKKKHREEITRPV, from the exons ATGAGCAATTATGAATCTCTTATCCCTTTCGCAAATGCAATCATAGAAACCTCTTATCCTCTCTATTTCAATCTAGCTGAAAGTACATACTCCATAGTGGTGGATACTAAACTCTCTGGAATTGAGAACTATCATGAGTGTAAATGGGAAATAGAAATCAATATTTGCACCAAGAGAAAACTTGGTATGCTGACTGGTTTGGTGAAGAAACCCACCAACAATCCCTTAAGGGAAGCAGCTTGGGAGACCTGCAACAGTCTTTTGATATCCTGGATCCTGCATAATGTAGAAACAAAGATTAAGAAATATGTGATGTATTCTAAAACTTTAAAAGACATGTGGGATTATCTCAAAAGGCAGTTCTATGTGAGCAATGGAGCTAGAAAATTCAGGCTGAACAAGGAGCGGGATGATCTAGAGCAAGGAGAGAAGACTATCTGTGA GGGTTTCCTGGATGCTCAACACAAAGAGCAGGAAGAAAGGAAACGTTTTAAGTTCTTCAATGGTCTGAATACCTCTTATGCCACCATGAGAAGCAATGTTCTCATAATGGCTCATCTCCCAATAGTTGAGGAGGCACAGCTGCTATCTTTCAACAAGAAGAAGCACAGAGAAGAAATTACAAGACCAGTGTGA